From Flavobacterium lipolyticum, one genomic window encodes:
- a CDS encoding TonB-dependent receptor, with translation MKNQNTNASVQKTILTCLLVLYISFVQAQNSSDFSGFVYHGGNPLQKVLVTLESSGKSVLSDRTGYFSFSGVSNGTYNIRITTMGFKDYIRQIVLNGSAMKPLHITMEPGIDLNEVSVKGRSKKSNPESLVNAQYSAMPVTIIDRKTIELMGSRRLDEVLKEQTGIAIVNNISGGARSVGVQMQGFGSEYIMVLIDGQPMVGRNNGNFDLSRISISNIERIEIIKGASSSLYGSEALGGTINIITRHGVVDPQLQTSVSYGSLNILDATVEGETPFAQNKGTANLAANYYRTDGFNTNSKYIKGTTSPPYDNYSLQGRSRYQTGAESYLNLSGRYGLRRSFMQKDFGLGHISGDHQDEQDLNLSLSFDHRFNTNLRSITRYYLTHYTADMSVAWQQSNNAVSQDVFKQTLHRIEQQFSYSNNNSYQLVGGIGGSLENMNDKSLNGVNSLQTFFSYVQGEWSPVQKVKAVGGLRYDHTNNFGGRLNPSFGLQYFLTPKLTFKTGIGTGFKAPDFKTNYLVFFNPNGNYLVIGNAVLAPTLQQLKQDGQISEIRQYVLNQTAGNLQAEKSTSYNAGLVLESSKKFKIEGNLFYHKITNQINSIQVATGTNSQIIYTYQNLPKAVNKGFEIALKLSPIKNLEISAGYQYLIAKDLSIKDSISAGKWPYSQNIHDPATGNSYKPSPSDYWGIENRSRHMANTSIFYRYTPWKLNANIRVNFRGKYPFGDRNGNQFIDQYDIFVKNYWLTNASIEKQLLKDHLSIRFTADNIFNYTDPLMPGQPGRIVLAGISYRFFKDQ, from the coding sequence ATGAAAAACCAAAATACCAACGCCTCTGTCCAAAAAACAATACTTACTTGTTTGCTTGTTTTGTATATAAGTTTTGTTCAGGCTCAAAACAGTTCCGATTTTAGCGGTTTTGTCTATCATGGCGGAAATCCGCTTCAAAAGGTTCTCGTAACACTGGAGTCTTCAGGCAAGTCAGTACTATCAGATCGTACGGGATACTTTTCATTTAGCGGTGTATCAAATGGAACTTACAACATCAGAATCACCACCATGGGATTTAAAGATTACATCCGACAGATTGTTTTGAATGGCTCCGCTATGAAGCCACTGCACATTACTATGGAGCCGGGTATTGATCTGAATGAAGTAAGCGTAAAAGGTCGTTCCAAAAAGAGTAATCCCGAAAGTCTTGTCAATGCTCAGTATAGTGCGATGCCCGTAACCATTATTGATCGTAAAACCATCGAATTAATGGGCAGCCGAAGACTTGATGAGGTTTTAAAAGAGCAGACGGGAATTGCAATTGTCAACAATATTAGTGGAGGCGCACGATCTGTAGGTGTTCAAATGCAGGGCTTTGGCAGCGAATACATCATGGTACTTATTGACGGTCAGCCTATGGTGGGACGCAACAATGGTAACTTCGATCTCTCAAGAATCAGTATATCTAACATTGAACGTATTGAGATCATAAAAGGAGCATCTTCCAGTCTTTACGGCAGTGAAGCGTTGGGTGGTACCATTAATATTATTACCCGACACGGCGTAGTTGATCCGCAGCTACAGACTTCTGTAAGTTATGGTTCATTGAACATTCTTGATGCCACTGTAGAAGGTGAAACTCCATTCGCGCAAAATAAGGGAACTGCCAATTTAGCGGCAAATTATTATCGAACCGATGGCTTTAATACCAATTCAAAGTACATTAAAGGTACCACTTCTCCACCCTACGACAATTATAGCTTACAAGGAAGATCACGCTATCAAACTGGTGCTGAGAGTTATTTAAATTTAAGCGGTCGTTACGGTCTGCGACGTTCTTTTATGCAAAAGGATTTTGGTCTTGGACACATTTCCGGAGACCATCAGGACGAGCAGGATCTTAACCTTTCACTTTCGTTCGATCACCGTTTCAATACTAATTTAAGAAGCATTACGCGATACTACCTCACTCATTATACTGCCGATATGAGTGTGGCCTGGCAGCAAAGCAATAATGCTGTTAGTCAGGATGTTTTCAAACAGACACTTCACCGCATAGAACAGCAATTCTCCTACAGTAATAACAATTCGTACCAGCTTGTTGGCGGCATTGGCGGAAGTCTGGAAAATATGAACGATAAATCGCTGAATGGCGTCAATTCTCTACAGACTTTTTTCTCTTATGTTCAGGGTGAATGGTCTCCTGTTCAGAAAGTAAAAGCTGTGGGCGGACTCCGTTACGATCATACTAATAATTTTGGAGGAAGACTCAATCCTAGTTTTGGATTACAATACTTCCTTACGCCTAAACTGACTTTTAAAACAGGTATTGGAACTGGATTTAAAGCTCCTGATTTTAAAACCAATTACCTCGTTTTCTTTAATCCTAACGGAAATTATCTGGTTATTGGTAATGCGGTTCTCGCTCCTACACTACAGCAGTTAAAACAGGACGGTCAGATTAGTGAAATCAGGCAATATGTGCTCAATCAAACTGCCGGAAATCTTCAGGCCGAAAAGAGTACTTCGTACAATGCAGGGTTAGTTTTGGAATCTTCCAAAAAGTTTAAAATAGAAGGAAATCTTTTTTATCATAAAATAACCAATCAAATCAATAGCATTCAAGTCGCTACAGGAACGAACAGTCAAATTATTTATACGTATCAAAACCTGCCGAAAGCTGTTAACAAAGGATTTGAAATTGCTTTAAAGCTCAGTCCGATAAAGAATCTGGAAATAAGTGCCGGTTATCAATATTTAATTGCTAAAGATCTTAGTATTAAAGATAGCATCAGTGCGGGTAAATGGCCTTATAGCCAAAACATACATGATCCTGCAACCGGAAATTCGTATAAACCCAGTCCGTCTGATTACTGGGGTATCGAAAATCGTTCCCGCCACATGGCCAATACCTCTATTTTCTATCGCTACACTCCGTGGAAACTTAATGCAAATATCAGGGTTAATTTTAGAGGCAAGTATCCTTTCGGAGATCGAAACGGCAATCAATTCATTGACCAATACGACATTTTTGTGAAGAATTATTGGCTTACTAATGCCAGTATAGAAAAACAACTGTTAAAAGACCATCTCAGTATTCGATTTACAGCTGATAATATTTTCAACTATACCGATCCGTTAATGCCCGGACAGCCCGGAAGAATAGTACTTGCCGGCATAAGCTATCGTTTTTTTAAAGATCAATAA
- a CDS encoding HmuY family protein produces MTKIKTLTPKMPGTLLVIFLLTVLFTACSADENKATDPKTEIPSTGLFYKVIQVKNYQGSTSDANPTAPSATLYYSLEENKAVEGSYKKTRKWDLAFGGLYASFLSGNNGSNSQNNGSLAGGVGGITIVAKPFNEVIDIPADSQFKTGIDLIGTDDAGSFGNGTGWYLYDFGGEVVSDGKNPQKAHVAYALGESLKIANGTVIPARTIILKTANGNYAKIKMISVYKDVYSAKDWFKDTPHMYYTFEYVMVPAGSTKFEIR; encoded by the coding sequence ATGACAAAAATCAAAACCCTAACCCCAAAAATGCCCGGAACCTTACTGGTCATTTTTCTCCTAACTGTTTTGTTTACCGCCTGCTCAGCAGACGAAAATAAGGCAACCGATCCGAAAACCGAAATTCCTTCAACCGGTTTATTCTATAAAGTAATACAGGTCAAAAACTATCAAGGGAGTACTTCTGATGCAAATCCTACTGCTCCTTCAGCAACACTTTACTACAGTCTTGAAGAAAATAAAGCTGTAGAAGGATCTTATAAAAAAACCCGCAAATGGGATCTGGCTTTTGGCGGGCTTTACGCGAGCTTTTTATCCGGAAACAATGGAAGTAACTCCCAAAACAACGGCTCTCTTGCGGGAGGTGTTGGTGGAATCACAATTGTAGCCAAACCTTTTAACGAAGTTATCGATATTCCTGCAGACAGTCAGTTTAAAACCGGAATTGACCTTATCGGTACTGATGATGCGGGCTCATTTGGAAACGGAACAGGATGGTACTTGTATGATTTTGGAGGTGAAGTGGTATCGGATGGAAAGAATCCGCAGAAAGCACATGTGGCTTATGCACTTGGGGAATCGTTAAAAATTGCAAACGGGACTGTAATTCCGGCCAGAACGATTATCCTGAAAACCGCTAACGGTAATTACGCAAAAATCAAAATGATATCTGTTTATAAAGATGTATACAGCGCTAAAGATTGGTTTAAAGACACTCCACACATGTATTACACTTTTGAATATGTAATGGTACCAGCGGGAAGTACCAAATTTGAAATCCGATAA
- a CDS encoding HmuY family protein — translation MITNNRFKKWPLLLLILSMNFLSCSSTDENPTAALTDGKSTVVSDLAGDTGASMSTDTKGKEKRSFHTFLFRFSDQKQIWLHTKADSLQFMKTNDWDIAFTGPYNSEVFINNTKYQYNPGYGGPAKNTAVILLKEAYKNVNQAPSDTDFNNSEVTKIGWSSSESSAGWFYYSLSSHIMQAIPDRTYALRLPNGKYAKLQLINAYKGNPPAVTDLNWPAPYFTFKYFVQQDGSKNLNTN, via the coding sequence ATGATAACAAATAATAGATTCAAAAAATGGCCTTTACTACTACTTATTCTAAGTATGAACTTTCTTTCGTGCAGCAGCACTGACGAAAATCCAACAGCTGCTTTGACGGATGGCAAAAGTACCGTAGTTTCAGATCTTGCCGGAGATACCGGAGCTTCTATGAGCACCGACACAAAGGGCAAGGAAAAAAGAAGTTTCCATACTTTTCTTTTTCGCTTTAGCGATCAGAAACAAATCTGGCTGCATACAAAAGCAGATTCTTTACAATTCATGAAAACAAACGACTGGGACATTGCTTTTACAGGGCCTTACAATAGTGAGGTTTTTATAAACAACACAAAATACCAGTACAATCCCGGTTACGGCGGTCCGGCAAAAAACACAGCGGTAATACTATTGAAAGAGGCTTATAAAAATGTCAATCAGGCACCTTCAGATACTGATTTTAACAACAGTGAAGTTACTAAAATTGGATGGTCTTCCTCTGAAAGCTCTGCGGGTTGGTTTTATTACAGCCTGAGCAGTCATATCATGCAGGCTATTCCGGATCGTACTTACGCGTTACGTCTGCCTAATGGAAAATATGCAAAACTACAACTCATAAATGCTTACAAAGGCAATCCCCCTGCTGTAACTGATTTAAACTGGCCTGCTCCCTATTTTACTTTCAAATACTTTGTACAGCAGGACGGAAGTAAAAATTTAAATACCAATTAA
- a CDS encoding helix-turn-helix domain-containing protein → MNKVFSQQGTFLLGTDRSEQFVLSTPVQFSEYTVLFVSEGEGIFHADFASFHFRGPVLLFSTPQQSIYIKEIKPLVYSVLQFHSDFYCIEYHRNEVACNGLLFNNIYLEPSILLTVEQHQLYTQLMDQITDELKQETPSEIVLRAYIQLFLAKSSSIKINSMEKQELQKDEKMDQFRLLLEEYFLTLHKPSDYASLLAMTPNSFTKQCRKRFHKTPTQMIQERQILEAKKHLHLTRMSIKEIAFALKFQDEYYFSRVFKKRTNISPQTFRKTTGISIVADLSS, encoded by the coding sequence ATGAATAAAGTATTCTCCCAACAGGGCACATTTTTATTAGGAACAGATCGATCAGAACAATTTGTTCTGAGTACACCTGTTCAGTTTAGCGAGTATACTGTTTTATTCGTTAGTGAAGGCGAGGGGATTTTTCATGCTGATTTTGCCTCTTTTCATTTTAGAGGCCCGGTTCTTTTGTTCTCAACACCTCAACAATCTATTTATATAAAAGAAATTAAACCTCTTGTATATAGTGTTTTACAATTTCATAGTGACTTCTATTGTATTGAGTATCACAGGAATGAAGTTGCTTGTAACGGTTTACTTTTCAATAATATATATTTAGAACCTTCTATACTATTAACGGTTGAACAGCATCAATTATACACACAATTAATGGATCAGATTACGGATGAACTAAAGCAGGAAACTCCATCCGAGATTGTATTGAGAGCTTATATTCAGTTGTTCTTAGCCAAATCGAGCAGTATCAAAATAAACAGCATGGAGAAGCAGGAACTTCAAAAAGATGAAAAAATGGATCAGTTTCGCCTACTTTTGGAGGAGTATTTTCTAACCCTTCATAAACCAAGTGATTATGCGTCCTTATTAGCGATGACTCCAAATAGTTTTACCAAACAATGTAGAAAACGCTTCCATAAAACTCCAACGCAAATGATTCAGGAACGACAAATTCTTGAAGCTAAGAAACACCTGCACCTGACCAGAATGAGTATTAAAGAAATTGCTTTTGCTTTGAAGTTTCAGGACGAATACTATTTTAGCAGGGTCTTTAAAAAAAGGACAAACATTTCTCCGCAAACTTTCAGAAAAACAACCGGAATCTCGATCGTGGCAGATTTGTCTAGTTAA
- a CDS encoding efflux RND transporter permease subunit, with amino-acid sequence MIELFIKRKILSLIISVMIVLLGILALFQLPITQFPDIVPPSVTVTAKYTGANAEVSANAVALPLERAINGVPGMTYMSTVTSNDGLTLIQVFFEVGTDPDLAAVNVQNRVTTILDELPEEVIRAGVTTEKEVNSMLMYLNITSTDKTQDEQFIFNFTDINILQELKRIDGVGRAEIMGQKEYSMRVWLDPQKMLSYAISANEVIASLQKQNISAAPGKVGEGSGQLDNQLQYVIKYGGKFYEPKQYEEIPIRANSDGTILKLKDISKIEFGSMSYGMVSKTDGKPSASIMLKQRPGSNASEVIASVKEKMAELQKTSFPPGMDYNIAYDVSRFLDASIDEVLKTLVEAFILVAFVVFIFLQDWRSTLIPVLAVPVALIGSFAFMSMMGFSINLLTLFALVLSIGIVVDNAIVVVEAVHVKISEEHMAPLPATISAMKEITGAVIAITIVMSAVFIPVAFLSGPVGVFYRQFSLTMAISIVISGINALTLTPALCAILLKPHNPDEKKTSLLNRFFDAFNKWFDNVTAGYIRILAKFADRTTVTAGLLVLFCLLTWGTSKFVPGGFIPSEDQGMVYVSVTTPQGATVERTEKVLDEVTRLAKEIKGVDNVTTLAGYSIVTEIAGASYGMGMINLKDWNDRDISVNEFITKLGEKTKNISDAQIEIFAPPTVPGFGNTSGFELRLLDKSGGTITNTDAVTKNFIKELNASPEIQNSFTSFDATFPQYLIHIDYDQAAKKGVSVDNAMSTLQTMLGSFYATNFIRFSQMYKVMVQASPQFRKNPESILDMYLKNDAGEMVPFSTFIKLERVYGPEVLTRYNMYMSAMINGEPADGYSSGEAIAAVEKIAAEKLPSRFELEWSGMTREEILSGNQTIYIFALCILFVYLLLAAQYESLLLPFPVLLSLPVGVFGSYLALLMVGLDNNIYAQVALVMLIGLLAKNAILIVEFAMAQNKIGRDITEAAIEGARLRFRPILMTSFAFISGLIPLCIASGAGAVGNRSIGTAAAGGMFIGTVFGLVIIPGLYILFAKFEKALKK; translated from the coding sequence ATGATAGAGTTATTTATCAAACGAAAAATACTATCGTTAATCATTTCGGTTATGATAGTGCTCCTTGGTATACTGGCCTTGTTTCAGTTGCCTATTACACAATTTCCTGATATTGTTCCGCCATCTGTAACGGTAACGGCTAAATATACAGGAGCCAATGCCGAAGTTTCGGCCAATGCCGTCGCACTGCCTTTAGAGCGCGCTATTAATGGTGTTCCCGGTATGACCTACATGTCAACGGTTACGTCAAACGACGGTCTGACGCTGATACAAGTCTTTTTTGAAGTGGGAACCGATCCCGATTTGGCAGCCGTAAACGTCCAAAATCGTGTGACTACTATACTCGATGAGTTGCCTGAAGAGGTAATTCGTGCCGGAGTAACGACCGAGAAAGAAGTGAACAGTATGCTGATGTACCTGAATATTACGAGTACGGATAAAACTCAGGACGAGCAATTTATCTTTAACTTCACCGATATCAACATTCTACAGGAACTGAAACGTATAGATGGTGTCGGACGTGCTGAAATTATGGGACAAAAAGAATACTCGATGCGGGTATGGCTTGATCCTCAAAAAATGCTCTCTTATGCTATATCGGCAAATGAGGTCATTGCTTCTCTTCAAAAACAAAACATCTCTGCTGCACCCGGAAAAGTAGGTGAAGGCTCCGGACAATTGGACAATCAGCTTCAATATGTAATCAAATACGGAGGGAAATTTTACGAACCCAAACAGTATGAAGAAATTCCGATTCGTGCCAATTCAGATGGAACCATCTTAAAATTAAAAGACATCTCTAAGATCGAATTTGGATCGATGAGTTACGGAATGGTTTCCAAAACCGATGGTAAACCCTCGGCTTCTATCATGCTAAAACAGCGTCCGGGTTCAAATGCTTCTGAAGTAATTGCCAGCGTAAAAGAAAAAATGGCCGAACTTCAAAAGACTTCCTTCCCTCCCGGAATGGATTACAATATTGCTTACGATGTATCGCGCTTTCTGGACGCATCGATCGATGAGGTTTTAAAAACACTTGTCGAAGCCTTTATCTTGGTAGCCTTTGTGGTTTTTATATTCCTTCAGGACTGGCGTTCTACTTTAATACCGGTTTTAGCCGTACCAGTAGCGCTTATTGGTTCGTTTGCTTTCATGTCGATGATGGGCTTTTCGATCAACCTGCTAACCTTGTTTGCTTTAGTACTATCGATCGGAATTGTGGTCGACAACGCCATTGTAGTCGTCGAAGCCGTCCACGTTAAAATTTCCGAAGAACATATGGCTCCACTTCCGGCAACCATAAGTGCCATGAAAGAAATTACGGGAGCAGTTATTGCCATAACGATAGTAATGAGTGCTGTGTTTATTCCTGTTGCCTTTCTTAGCGGTCCGGTTGGAGTTTTCTACAGACAGTTTTCTTTAACCATGGCGATTAGTATTGTGATCTCAGGTATCAATGCACTTACTTTAACTCCTGCGCTCTGTGCTATATTGCTTAAACCGCATAATCCGGACGAGAAGAAGACTTCTTTACTGAATCGTTTCTTCGACGCTTTTAATAAATGGTTTGATAATGTAACGGCAGGTTATATCAGAATACTGGCCAAATTTGCAGACCGTACTACCGTTACAGCCGGATTATTGGTTTTATTCTGTCTGCTTACCTGGGGAACCAGTAAATTTGTTCCAGGTGGATTTATTCCTTCTGAAGATCAAGGAATGGTATATGTAAGTGTGACTACACCTCAGGGCGCCACGGTAGAACGTACTGAAAAAGTACTGGATGAGGTTACCCGATTAGCCAAAGAAATTAAGGGTGTCGACAACGTGACCACTCTTGCCGGATACAGTATTGTAACCGAAATTGCAGGAGCTTCTTACGGAATGGGAATGATCAATTTAAAAGACTGGAACGATCGTGATATCTCGGTAAACGAATTCATCACCAAACTGGGAGAGAAAACAAAGAACATTTCTGATGCTCAGATTGAGATTTTTGCACCGCCAACGGTACCCGGTTTTGGAAATACAAGCGGGTTTGAACTTCGCTTACTCGACAAATCGGGCGGAACGATTACTAATACCGATGCCGTAACCAAAAATTTCATCAAGGAACTCAATGCTTCACCTGAAATACAAAACTCTTTTACCAGTTTTGATGCTACTTTCCCGCAGTATTTAATTCATATTGATTACGATCAGGCGGCTAAAAAAGGAGTTTCGGTAGACAATGCCATGTCGACTCTGCAAACGATGCTGGGTTCTTTTTATGCGACTAATTTTATTCGTTTCTCACAAATGTATAAAGTAATGGTTCAGGCCAGTCCTCAGTTTAGGAAGAATCCCGAAAGTATTCTGGATATGTATCTTAAGAATGATGCCGGCGAAATGGTTCCGTTCTCTACTTTCATCAAACTGGAACGTGTGTACGGTCCCGAAGTTTTAACCCGATACAACATGTACATGTCGGCTATGATCAACGGAGAACCTGCTGACGGATACAGCTCCGGTGAGGCAATTGCTGCTGTGGAGAAAATCGCTGCCGAAAAACTTCCGAGCAGGTTTGAACTGGAATGGTCAGGTATGACGCGTGAAGAAATCCTGTCCGGGAATCAGACGATTTACATTTTTGCTTTATGCATACTGTTTGTCTATTTACTTCTTGCTGCCCAATACGAAAGTTTACTGCTTCCGTTTCCGGTACTTTTAAGTTTGCCTGTGGGAGTATTCGGATCGTATCTCGCGCTGTTAATGGTGGGACTCGACAATAACATTTATGCTCAGGTAGCGCTCGTCATGCTGATCGGGTTGCTCGCCAAAAATGCCATTCTGATTGTAGAATTTGCGATGGCGCAGAACAAAATTGGACGGGACATCACGGAGGCTGCCATCGAAGGAGCCCGACTGCGTTTCCGACCTATTTTAATGACTTCTTTTGCTTTTATTTCAGGACTGATTCCTTTATGTATCGCCTCGGGTGCGGGAGCCGTTGGTAACCGTTCGATTGGTACAGCCGCCGCGGGAGGAATGTTCATCGGAACGGTGTTTGGACTTGTTATCATACCGGGTCTTTATATACTGTTTGCCAAATTTGAAAAAGCACTGAAAAAATAA
- a CDS encoding phytanoyl-CoA dioxygenase family protein, whose translation MTDSLTVLEKLWKRTLQPDGSTVQTDDETWNAEIKALFQLGIGMEDTLQYLYFEKPDFDTFKIWISNRKRNINYESEGITTDVLSQEDLEFWNENGYVVLKKAISEKDCEDTQRAIWDFLQMDPFKEETWYERHEDQKGLMLNFSDHETLNRNRFSTKIKRAYEQLYNTDQIYKTIDKVSFNPPETKDFTFLGSPLHWDMSLRQPIQFEIQGLLYLTDCGPEDGAFHCVPGFHNKIDDWLNNLDPNVNPREEAIKTLKSEPVLGKAGDFIIWNSALPHCATPNKGQNPRMVQYLTYLPNDHNIAGEWI comes from the coding sequence ATGACAGACTCACTAACTGTTCTTGAAAAGTTATGGAAACGCACTTTACAGCCGGACGGTTCAACCGTTCAAACCGATGACGAAACCTGGAATGCAGAAATTAAAGCCTTGTTCCAATTGGGTATTGGTATGGAAGACACTTTACAGTATTTGTATTTTGAAAAACCTGATTTTGATACTTTTAAAATATGGATCAGTAACAGAAAACGAAATATCAATTATGAATCTGAAGGTATTACCACTGATGTTCTCTCGCAGGAAGATCTGGAATTCTGGAATGAAAACGGTTATGTGGTTCTAAAAAAGGCTATTTCGGAGAAAGATTGTGAAGACACGCAACGTGCTATCTGGGATTTTCTGCAAATGGATCCTTTTAAAGAAGAAACCTGGTACGAAAGACACGAAGATCAAAAAGGCCTTATGCTTAATTTTTCAGATCATGAAACTTTAAACCGAAACCGATTTTCAACCAAAATTAAAAGAGCATACGAACAGCTTTACAACACTGACCAGATTTATAAAACTATCGATAAAGTAAGTTTCAATCCGCCAGAAACCAAAGATTTTACCTTCTTGGGAAGTCCGCTTCATTGGGACATGAGTTTAAGACAACCCATTCAGTTTGAAATACAGGGACTACTTTACCTTACCGACTGCGGACCTGAAGATGGTGCTTTTCATTGTGTTCCCGGATTTCATAATAAAATAGACGATTGGTTAAATAACCTTGATCCGAATGTCAATCCCAGAGAAGAAGCTATCAAAACCCTGAAATCGGAGCCCGTGCTCGGAAAAGCGGGTGATTTTATCATCTGGAACAGTGCATTGCCTCATTGTGCCACACCTAATAAGGGTCAGAACCCACGCATGGTGCAGTATCTTACCTATTTACCAAACGATCACAATATTGCAGGAGAATGGATATAG
- a CDS encoding efflux RND transporter periplasmic adaptor subunit: MNTTKNQFLLIVLSVLFLSSCGDKTKKETSKIKTLPVYKVTLQDTIVSNRFVADVHAKNNVEIHVRIPGLLDKVYVSEGQKVQKGQLLFKISDVELQIQLLKAQAVYKSTMADLRIATVELEQAQTLFNKKVIADKELELSKAKYEAASAKVAHAVAERKAINQQISFTTIRAPFDGTIDRIPFKEGSLVENGSLLTTVSQLDDIYAYFSIPENIYFQMMTDKTLNKAGGDIKLELPNGVVYNQKGELRTADGEIDRQTGSIQYKAKFHNPQGFIKHGTSGKLIISEPKKNVILIPQKAVFSIQDKQFVFLVNKEGIVKMTNISIGSTLDDVFILNKGLKSDDLIVQEGTQSLRDGDKINIQNASL; the protein is encoded by the coding sequence ATGAACACTACAAAAAATCAATTCTTGTTAATTGTTTTATCTGTTTTATTTCTGAGCTCTTGTGGAGATAAAACCAAAAAAGAGACTTCGAAAATCAAGACACTGCCCGTCTACAAAGTCACCTTGCAGGACACCATCGTTTCTAACCGGTTTGTGGCTGATGTGCACGCCAAAAACAATGTAGAAATACACGTTCGCATTCCCGGATTACTGGATAAGGTTTATGTGAGCGAAGGACAAAAGGTACAAAAAGGGCAACTGCTCTTTAAAATCAGTGATGTTGAGCTCCAAATACAATTACTAAAAGCTCAGGCGGTATACAAAAGTACCATGGCAGACCTGAGGATTGCTACAGTCGAGCTTGAGCAGGCACAAACCCTGTTTAACAAGAAAGTAATTGCCGACAAAGAACTGGAACTTTCAAAAGCCAAGTATGAAGCCGCTTCTGCCAAAGTTGCCCATGCAGTTGCCGAACGAAAAGCAATCAATCAGCAGATTAGTTTCACCACTATCAGGGCTCCTTTTGACGGAACGATCGATCGTATCCCGTTCAAAGAAGGCAGTCTTGTAGAGAATGGCTCCCTGCTGACAACGGTTTCTCAACTGGATGATATCTACGCCTACTTCTCGATCCCTGAAAACATCTATTTTCAAATGATGACCGACAAAACTCTGAACAAAGCAGGAGGCGATATTAAACTGGAATTACCAAACGGAGTCGTATACAACCAAAAAGGCGAATTAAGAACTGCCGACGGTGAAATTGACCGACAAACAGGTTCTATTCAGTACAAAGCAAAATTTCATAATCCGCAAGGTTTTATCAAACACGGAACATCGGGAAAACTAATTATATCAGAACCTAAAAAGAATGTGATTCTAATTCCGCAGAAAGCTGTTTTTTCGATTCAGGACAAACAGTTTGTATTTCTTGTCAACAAAGAAGGAATTGTAAAAATGACCAACATTAGTATTGGAAGCACGCTTGACGATGTATTTATCCTCAACAAAGGATTAAAAAGCGACGACCTGATTGTACAAGAAGGAACTCAATCACTACGGGACGGTGACAAAATTAACATCCAAAACGCAAGCTTATAG
- a CDS encoding DUF417 family protein, producing the protein MKNTILNTIANLDQLGKKAVRAGIVIVFLWIGGLKFFTYEADGIVPFVANSPFMSFFYNQPSEYKEFVNKEGELVTENHEWQIANNTYGFANGLGILLIGIGILVAIHQWAPLASLIGSILVFILTIGTLSFLVTTPESWVPHLTDEQYGFPYLSGRGRLVLKDIVILGASLITMSESAALYLKRPS; encoded by the coding sequence ATGAAAAATACCATTTTGAATACAATTGCAAATTTAGATCAGTTAGGGAAAAAAGCAGTACGTGCCGGAATCGTAATTGTTTTTTTATGGATTGGCGGACTTAAGTTTTTTACCTACGAAGCAGACGGAATCGTACCTTTTGTAGCCAACAGCCCTTTTATGTCTTTCTTTTACAATCAGCCCTCTGAGTACAAAGAATTTGTCAATAAGGAAGGGGAGCTGGTTACCGAAAACCATGAATGGCAGATCGCCAATAATACGTACGGGTTTGCCAATGGTCTCGGAATTTTGTTAATCGGAATAGGGATTTTGGTAGCGATTCATCAATGGGCACCTTTGGCAAGTCTGATCGGAAGTATACTGGTTTTTATACTGACTATTGGAACATTATCTTTTTTAGTCACAACACCCGAAAGCTGGGTACCACATTTAACGGATGAGCAATATGGCTTTCCTTATTTGTCAGGCAGAGGACGTTTGGTTCTAAAAGACATTGTGATTCTGGGAGCTTCCTTAATTACGATGAGCGAATCGGCCGCATTGTATCTCAAGAGACCGTCTTAA